The Leadbettera azotonutricia ZAS-9 genome has a window encoding:
- a CDS encoding polysaccharide deacetylase family protein gives MNFSALDLSADNRLLFKANSAGSGAAAQSALFIARLPDPALQQLSSFPEKMDLIDNGRMLQIRNAFGCSRLPISGGLPRQIPGFPSFAGGSPASSGRVEDMAVSADGRFLLYIDPVSAAYGNLVMLDASSGAKITVALHVERPDRIFPASWSPDSRVFVYARGGKLYYYTVNPASAPVDEKFRFIGEGTVNSVYWGRGGDFFYLRASTIYRVRAAELFARALYAGFLEIGTVAGKIPFEFSPGFDSFWIAPDARSLILSKGGRNIFYIPLDFDDYEGSGDASLPYLAVPRACLSLQVLWPSGGAITILASLPAQKTGEPPTLAWRLQGHAFVPLSAPLGSSASLSPDGTKALAWGSGGIALYDYINWKILDTISTRPAYSCVWIGNDDFAIGDDQRIERIRLGSGNSASTAGIARRDLICLSQISRFGFEDKVSGDAQPRILAQNGSSWYTTDCRSPWAEIPNPQLRAVSQVSSRYRVYLDRQSGGPYENLPMIRNIASVGTASLLPVTDRQGGLRELGLCFDLYDDAEGLPEALDALNRFGIKATFFLGGEFIRRYPAAAADIVASGHETASLFFAPIDLSDARYRIGSDFISRGLARNEDEFYRATGSELALLWHPPYYAASPEVSSAAAQAGYTTIVRSIDPLDWVSREDEIRFSLPQYSASDMVDRIMEAKKPGALVPIRLGLLPGGRVDYLFNRLNVLLDALMQEGYTVVKVSTLLEHGKE, from the coding sequence GTGAATTTTTCCGCTCTCGATCTGTCTGCTGATAACCGCCTGCTTTTTAAGGCCAATTCGGCTGGCAGCGGGGCAGCGGCCCAAAGCGCCCTTTTTATTGCCCGCCTTCCTGACCCCGCCCTTCAGCAGCTCAGCTCCTTTCCCGAAAAAATGGATCTTATAGACAATGGCAGGATGCTCCAGATACGCAATGCTTTTGGCTGTTCGCGGCTTCCCATATCAGGGGGCCTTCCCCGGCAGATTCCTGGCTTCCCCTCTTTTGCAGGAGGCAGCCCTGCCTCAAGCGGCAGGGTGGAAGACATGGCGGTCTCGGCGGACGGCCGCTTCCTGCTCTATATTGATCCCGTAAGCGCCGCTTACGGGAACCTTGTCATGCTGGACGCAAGCTCCGGGGCCAAGATCACGGTTGCCCTCCATGTGGAGAGGCCGGATCGCATCTTCCCTGCCAGTTGGAGCCCCGATTCAAGGGTCTTTGTGTATGCCCGCGGCGGCAAGCTTTATTACTACACAGTGAATCCTGCCTCAGCCCCTGTGGACGAGAAATTCCGCTTTATTGGCGAGGGAACTGTCAATTCTGTGTATTGGGGCAGGGGGGGCGATTTCTTCTACCTCCGGGCTTCCACGATCTACCGGGTGAGGGCAGCCGAACTTTTTGCCCGCGCCCTCTACGCCGGGTTTTTGGAAATCGGCACAGTGGCTGGAAAAATCCCTTTTGAATTCAGCCCCGGCTTTGACAGCTTCTGGATTGCCCCCGATGCCCGTTCCCTGATTTTGTCGAAGGGGGGAAGGAATATTTTTTATATCCCCCTTGATTTTGATGATTATGAAGGAAGCGGCGATGCATCCCTTCCATACCTTGCGGTACCCCGGGCCTGCCTTAGCCTGCAGGTGCTTTGGCCAAGCGGCGGAGCCATAACAATCCTGGCCTCCTTGCCTGCCCAGAAAACAGGGGAGCCTCCGACCCTTGCATGGCGGCTCCAGGGCCATGCCTTTGTCCCCCTTTCAGCGCCTTTGGGCTCAAGCGCAAGCCTCTCGCCCGACGGCACCAAAGCCCTGGCCTGGGGCTCAGGCGGCATAGCCCTCTACGATTATATCAACTGGAAAATTCTTGACACCATAAGCACTCGGCCTGCATATTCCTGTGTGTGGATAGGTAACGATGATTTTGCAATAGGCGATGATCAGCGCATAGAGCGCATACGCCTGGGTTCAGGGAATTCTGCTTCTACAGCCGGTATTGCCCGCCGCGACTTGATCTGCCTTTCCCAAATAAGCCGTTTCGGTTTTGAGGATAAAGTTTCCGGCGATGCCCAGCCCCGCATCCTTGCCCAAAATGGCAGCAGCTGGTACACCACCGACTGCAGAAGCCCCTGGGCCGAAATTCCAAACCCCCAGCTGAGGGCCGTCTCCCAGGTTTCTTCCCGCTACCGCGTCTACCTCGACAGGCAGAGCGGCGGCCCCTACGAGAACCTCCCCATGATACGGAACATTGCTTCCGTGGGAACAGCCTCTCTTCTCCCTGTTACAGACCGCCAGGGCGGCCTCCGCGAGCTTGGCCTCTGCTTTGACCTGTACGATGACGCCGAAGGCCTCCCCGAAGCCCTGGACGCCCTGAACCGTTTTGGCATTAAAGCTACGTTCTTCCTTGGCGGCGAATTCATACGCCGCTATCCCGCAGCCGCAGCCGACATTGTTGCTTCAGGCCACGAAACCGCCTCCCTCTTCTTTGCGCCCATAGATCTTTCAGACGCCCGCTACCGCATAGGGAGCGATTTTATATCCCGGGGCCTGGCTCGCAACGAAGACGAATTCTATCGCGCTACCGGCTCCGAGCTTGCCCTGCTCTGGCATCCCCCCTATTATGCCGCCTCCCCCGAAGTCTCTTCCGCCGCAGCCCAGGCCGGCTATACCACCATCGTCCGCAGCATAGATCCCCTGGACTGGGTAAGCCGCGAAGACGAGATACGCTTTTCCCTGCCCCAGTATTCAGCCTCCGATATGGTAGATCGCATCATGGAAGCCAAAAAGCCCGGCGCATTAGTACCAATACGCTTAGGACTGCTCCCGGGCGGCCGGGTTGACTATCTCTTTAACCGGTTAAATGTTCTGCTGGACGCATTGATGCAGGAAGGGTATACGGTAGTGAAGGTATCGACCCTGCTGGAACATGGGAAAGAGTAA
- the asnS gene encoding asparagine--tRNA ligase, with product MFPLIKELLAAPPDGRDLLVRGWVRTKREMKNLIFVEVNDGSCFQGIQCTFDRGSSGFTKETEAALEKLNTGAAVEIKGKLVPSPASGQAVEAAAESITVIGEAPAEAVPGEGSLPDTPPYPLQKKRHSLEFLREIAHLRARTNTFGAVARVRNRLAFAIHEFFQARGFQYVHTPIITASDAEGAGAMFQVTTLDLEALAKSGKAPDYAKDFFGKRSGLTVSGQLEAETYAAALSRVYTFGPTFRAENSNTTRHLAEFWMVEPEVAFAHIEDNMALAEDFLKALFTTVLKDCSEDLAFFDSHIEKGIIETLSSVVASKFTHMTYTDAVKELEKAIAAKADLFEFKPYWGCDLQSEHEKFLTEKIANGPVIVTDYPREIKAFYMKQNSDSKTVRAMDVLVPRLGEIIGGSEREENLGRLAARMAELGMKAEDYSWYLDLRRYGSIPHSGFGLGFERLIQYVTGMANIRDVIPYPRAVGQAEF from the coding sequence ATGTTTCCCCTGATCAAGGAACTGCTTGCCGCTCCCCCTGACGGCCGGGACCTTCTGGTTCGGGGCTGGGTCAGGACCAAGCGGGAGATGAAGAACCTGATATTCGTGGAAGTCAACGATGGCTCCTGTTTTCAGGGCATCCAATGCACCTTTGATCGGGGAAGCTCCGGTTTCACAAAAGAAACAGAAGCTGCCCTGGAAAAACTCAACACCGGGGCAGCTGTAGAAATCAAGGGGAAGCTCGTCCCCTCCCCTGCCTCAGGGCAGGCGGTGGAAGCGGCTGCCGAGTCCATCACCGTAATCGGCGAAGCTCCGGCAGAGGCTGTACCCGGCGAGGGCAGCCTTCCCGACACCCCTCCCTACCCCCTTCAAAAGAAACGGCACTCCCTGGAATTTTTGCGGGAGATTGCCCACCTGAGGGCAAGGACAAACACCTTTGGCGCAGTCGCCAGGGTGAGGAACCGTCTGGCTTTTGCTATTCATGAATTTTTCCAGGCCCGGGGTTTTCAGTATGTCCACACACCTATTATCACTGCCAGCGACGCGGAAGGCGCGGGGGCGATGTTCCAGGTTACGACCCTGGATTTGGAAGCCCTGGCAAAGTCCGGGAAGGCCCCCGACTATGCAAAGGACTTTTTTGGCAAACGGAGCGGCCTTACTGTTTCTGGCCAGCTCGAAGCCGAGACCTATGCCGCCGCCCTCTCACGGGTCTATACCTTCGGCCCTACCTTCAGGGCAGAAAATTCCAACACCACCCGGCACCTTGCGGAATTCTGGATGGTAGAACCCGAAGTTGCCTTTGCCCACATCGAAGACAATATGGCCCTGGCCGAGGATTTCCTCAAAGCTCTCTTTACCACTGTGTTAAAGGATTGCTCTGAGGATTTGGCATTTTTTGATTCCCACATTGAAAAGGGGATTATCGAAACCCTCTCCTCTGTTGTCGCTTCCAAATTCACCCACATGACCTATACCGATGCAGTAAAAGAGCTTGAAAAAGCCATTGCCGCAAAAGCGGACCTTTTCGAATTCAAACCCTACTGGGGCTGCGATCTCCAGAGCGAGCATGAAAAATTCCTCACCGAGAAAATTGCAAACGGTCCGGTTATTGTTACCGATTACCCCAGGGAAATCAAAGCGTTCTACATGAAGCAGAACAGTGACAGTAAAACTGTGAGGGCCATGGACGTGCTGGTTCCCCGGCTTGGGGAGATCATAGGCGGATCGGAAAGGGAAGAGAACCTTGGCAGGCTTGCCGCCCGCATGGCGGAACTTGGCATGAAGGCAGAGGATTATTCCTGGTATCTCGATCTCCGCCGTTACGGCTCCATTCCCCATTCGGGCTTCGGCCTCGGTTTCGAGAGGCTTATTCAATATGTTACAGGCATGGCCAACATACGGGACGTGATCCCTTATCCCAGGGCTGTAGGACAAGCGGAATTCTAA
- the thiD gene encoding bifunctional hydroxymethylpyrimidine kinase/phosphomethylpyrimidine kinase, with the protein MKKALTIAGSDCSGGAGIQADLKTFSAHGVFGMSVIVAVVAENTSRVIDVENVRPDMVAKQIDAIYEDIGTDAVKIGMLSTETLMCTVAQKLAEYKPANVVIDPVMYAKNGAPLMDPDATDALIKYIVPLADLLTPNIPEAEKIAGIKIQNEKDMEKAAELILKMGCSQVLIKGGHSEGAAVDILFDGKEFRRFASPRIATKNTHGTGCTLSSAIASNLALGFSMAEAVERAKCYVTVAIEHSLAIGKGHGPTNHFYELYLHGLKT; encoded by the coding sequence ATGAAAAAAGCCCTGACCATTGCAGGTTCGGACTGTTCGGGAGGCGCGGGCATACAGGCGGATTTAAAAACTTTTTCGGCCCATGGGGTGTTCGGCATGAGCGTGATCGTGGCGGTGGTAGCCGAAAATACAAGCCGCGTCATAGACGTGGAAAATGTACGCCCCGATATGGTAGCCAAGCAAATCGATGCCATCTACGAGGACATAGGCACTGACGCCGTCAAAATCGGCATGCTTTCCACAGAGACCCTGATGTGCACGGTAGCCCAGAAACTTGCTGAATACAAACCCGCCAATGTGGTCATAGACCCTGTGATGTACGCGAAGAACGGCGCTCCCCTGATGGATCCTGATGCTACAGACGCACTCATAAAATACATAGTTCCCCTGGCCGATCTCCTTACCCCCAATATCCCGGAAGCTGAAAAAATCGCAGGCATTAAAATCCAAAACGAAAAAGACATGGAAAAGGCAGCGGAGCTGATCCTCAAAATGGGCTGTTCCCAGGTACTTATCAAAGGGGGGCACTCCGAAGGGGCTGCGGTGGATATACTCTTTGACGGCAAAGAATTCCGCCGCTTTGCCTCCCCCCGTATCGCAACCAAAAACACCCACGGCACAGGCTGCACCCTTTCGTCGGCAATTGCCTCAAACCTGGCTCTTGGTTTTTCCATGGCAGAGGCTGTCGAAAGGGCGAAGTGTTACGTTACCGTTGCCATTGAACATTCACTGGCTATAGGGAAGGGGCATGGGCCTACAAATCACTTTTACGAGCTGTATCTGCACGGGCTCAAAACCTAA
- the lepB gene encoding signal peptidase I has translation MGKVRGSGAVGKAILGAFIAAILMKLFLFDFMIAEGHSMVPAINPGKMLLVCKLSYGLRIPGSGAYLLHWGHPKKGDIVVFYTPLGEIAVKRCGEVSGEDFYALGDNSLQSYDSRSYGPVLSDNIIGKVLGVK, from the coding sequence ATGGGAAAGGTGAGGGGGAGCGGGGCCGTGGGGAAGGCTATACTGGGGGCGTTCATCGCAGCCATCCTCATGAAACTTTTCCTTTTTGATTTTATGATAGCCGAAGGCCATTCCATGGTCCCAGCCATAAATCCCGGGAAGATGCTGCTGGTCTGCAAGCTGTCCTATGGTTTGAGGATTCCGGGTTCAGGGGCCTACCTTCTGCACTGGGGCCATCCCAAAAAGGGGGATATTGTGGTCTTCTACACCCCCCTGGGCGAGATTGCTGTCAAACGCTGCGGGGAAGTTTCGGGGGAGGATTTCTATGCCCTGGGGGACAACAGCCTCCAGTCCTACGATTCCCGCTCCTACGGCCCTGTTTTATCCGATAACATTATAGGCAAGGTATTGGGAGTAAAATGA
- a CDS encoding peptidoglycan DD-metalloendopeptidase family protein codes for MNDFLSNQHVRRRKSLVKKHEGKPAPMSFKNPPRVNRNGDFFQQVKQRPQKAPHARYDNAEGEKKPRFSRRFSLSLPLLPAAGLFMLLLGTVLVINNRQGASLSWMHQDVVSVNPISDEEPAYDMALYAGINPETGVAINPAASGSVEVIPPGSAGVMAMAAAPLAVPETPKAEAIPLNLAETFAWETYKVKKGDSVSKIAASRAISMDAIIASNDIPNARILPEGKVIRIPNMDGIPYKVKKGDSLSKISQSMGVPLEAILDANDIQQDVIKEGETIFVPGARMKTEDLKLALGELFIYPLKGARLSSAFGWRNDPITGIRRHHAAVDLAAPIGTLVKAASDGKVSTVGFNSTFGKFIVLGHANSFQTMYAHLNVVSVKQGDQVKQGTKIGEVGNTGYSTGPHLHFAIFKNERAVNPLDFLAP; via the coding sequence ATGAATGATTTTCTTTCCAACCAGCATGTAAGGCGCCGCAAATCCCTGGTGAAAAAGCACGAGGGAAAGCCTGCGCCAATGAGCTTTAAGAACCCTCCGCGCGTCAACCGGAATGGGGATTTTTTCCAGCAGGTTAAGCAGAGGCCCCAAAAAGCCCCCCATGCCCGCTATGACAATGCGGAAGGCGAGAAAAAGCCCCGTTTCTCCCGCCGCTTTTCCCTTTCCTTGCCCCTGCTTCCTGCGGCGGGTCTCTTCATGCTTCTTTTGGGGACTGTTTTGGTCATCAACAACCGCCAGGGAGCCTCCCTGAGCTGGATGCACCAGGACGTAGTGTCTGTAAACCCTATAAGCGATGAAGAGCCGGCCTATGATATGGCCCTCTACGCAGGGATAAATCCCGAGACCGGAGTGGCGATAAACCCGGCGGCTTCAGGTTCTGTCGAAGTTATCCCCCCGGGCTCTGCCGGGGTAATGGCAATGGCCGCAGCCCCCTTAGCGGTTCCTGAAACCCCCAAGGCCGAGGCCATCCCTCTGAATCTTGCAGAAACTTTTGCCTGGGAAACTTATAAAGTGAAGAAGGGCGATTCGGTTTCCAAAATCGCCGCTTCCCGGGCCATCTCCATGGATGCTATCATAGCTTCCAATGATATACCCAATGCCCGCATCCTGCCGGAAGGGAAGGTCATCCGCATTCCCAATATGGACGGCATACCCTATAAAGTGAAGAAAGGCGACAGCCTTTCGAAAATCTCCCAGTCCATGGGGGTGCCCCTCGAGGCCATACTCGATGCCAACGATATTCAGCAGGATGTGATTAAGGAAGGGGAGACTATTTTTGTCCCCGGCGCCCGCATGAAGACCGAGGATCTCAAATTGGCCTTGGGCGAGCTTTTCATCTATCCCCTGAAAGGCGCCCGCCTGTCTTCAGCCTTTGGCTGGCGCAACGATCCCATAACCGGGATAAGACGGCACCATGCGGCAGTGGATTTGGCTGCCCCAATAGGCACCCTTGTTAAAGCGGCCTCGGATGGCAAGGTTTCTACAGTAGGGTTCAACTCAACCTTTGGAAAGTTCATCGTCCTGGGCCATGCAAACAGCTTCCAGACTATGTACGCCCACCTCAACGTGGTTTCGGTAAAACAGGGCGATCAGGTGAAGCAGGGAACGAAGATTGGGGAAGTGGGCAACACCGGCTACAGTACCGGCCCTCACCTTCATTTTGCGATATTCAAGAACGAGCGGGCGGTTAACCCCCTTGATTTTCTTGCCCCATAA
- a CDS encoding TatD family hydrolase — protein sequence MLTDAHCHPFDLREQMPNAEEARRARNAACAASSWNLRQFEFHEGLAQNAKADNAPPLVLCYAVHPQLPASVLNLDEYYSTLEELAASGRLEAVGEAGFDLFDETYKTTEKIQDEIFAVHLEAAMKHHLPMVVHGRKAMHKIFPFSKELKKLPSVIFHSWPGTLVEGESLLHRGVNVFFSFGAAIVNNHHEAQRCCASLPLDRLLVETDAPYQPLRGKDFSSWEDLPAIIQKAAKLRNDAGSPGKSADELEEIIEKNFRRAFQFHD from the coding sequence ATGCTAACCGATGCCCATTGCCATCCCTTTGATCTCAGGGAGCAGATGCCCAATGCAGAAGAAGCCAGACGCGCGCGCAATGCCGCCTGTGCCGCAAGTTCATGGAATCTCCGGCAGTTTGAATTCCACGAGGGCTTGGCCCAAAATGCCAAAGCTGATAATGCCCCGCCTCTGGTGCTTTGCTATGCAGTGCATCCCCAGCTTCCCGCTTCGGTTTTAAATTTGGATGAATATTATTCTACCTTGGAAGAGCTGGCAGCTTCTGGCAGATTGGAGGCAGTAGGGGAGGCAGGTTTTGATCTTTTTGATGAAACTTACAAAACGACAGAAAAGATACAGGACGAAATTTTTGCTGTCCATCTTGAAGCGGCGATGAAACACCATCTGCCCATGGTTGTCCATGGGCGCAAAGCCATGCATAAAATCTTTCCCTTTTCGAAAGAGCTCAAGAAACTTCCCTCGGTGATTTTCCATTCCTGGCCGGGGACTTTGGTTGAAGGGGAGTCCTTGCTGCATAGGGGTGTGAATGTCTTTTTCTCATTCGGGGCAGCCATTGTCAATAACCACCATGAGGCCCAAAGGTGCTGTGCCAGCCTTCCCCTGGATCGCCTCCTTGTTGAAACCGATGCCCCCTATCAACCCTTGCGTGGGAAAGATTTCTCATCCTGGGAAGATCTGCCTGCAATTATTCAAAAAGCAGCAAAACTGCGGAATGATGCTGGCAGCCCTGGCAAGTCCGCGGATGAATTGGAAGAAATAATAGAAAAGAATTTCAGGAGAGCCTTCCAATTCCATGATTAA
- a CDS encoding PadR family transcriptional regulator — protein MESATGPKLSSDLLRGHTDTIVLGILHKGDAYGFEIYNTILERTGEQYELKETTLYSSYKRLEQDRCISSYWGDETQGARRRYYHLTARGRAVYRQNMANWEFTQKILADLMEIR, from the coding sequence ATGGAATCGGCAACAGGGCCGAAACTTTCTTCGGACTTACTGAGGGGCCATACGGACACCATTGTATTGGGGATACTGCACAAGGGCGATGCCTACGGCTTTGAAATCTACAATACGATTCTTGAACGTACCGGCGAGCAATATGAATTAAAGGAGACTACCCTCTACTCCAGCTACAAAAGGCTGGAACAGGATAGGTGCATCAGCTCCTACTGGGGGGACGAAACCCAGGGGGCCAGGCGGCGGTATTACCACCTCACCGCCAGGGGCAGGGCGGTTTACCGGCAAAACATGGCGAATTGGGAATTTACCCAAAAAATTTTAGCGGACCTTATGGAGATCAGGTAA
- a CDS encoding TVP38/TMEM64 family protein, translated as MIKLSRPLILLILIFALATAALTIIFWPFIKQLGDPVYRESFSAWVKELGITGVAVLLGLQILQIIVAVIPGGPVELIAGAAYGAFCGLAICAAGCVIASSLVFLVVKKFGLPLVVKFFGEENIKSWKFLQNSKRTARVVFVIFLIPGTPKDMLTWFAPLSGLSLKAFVAISVFARLPAILSTTIMGDSMIQGNWVMFLVIFIIIALAGFFAMWFKDKIVKKISRDNSPRGSI; from the coding sequence ATGATTAAACTGAGCCGCCCCCTTATACTGTTGATCCTCATCTTCGCCCTGGCGACCGCAGCCCTCACCATTATTTTCTGGCCGTTCATCAAACAGCTTGGCGATCCCGTTTACAGGGAAAGCTTCAGCGCATGGGTCAAGGAATTGGGCATAACCGGCGTGGCAGTGCTTCTGGGTCTGCAAATACTTCAAATAATTGTGGCGGTGATCCCCGGAGGCCCTGTGGAACTTATAGCGGGCGCAGCTTACGGTGCATTTTGCGGCCTCGCAATATGCGCTGCAGGCTGCGTCATTGCTTCATCTTTAGTGTTCCTGGTGGTGAAGAAATTCGGCCTTCCCCTGGTGGTGAAATTTTTCGGTGAGGAGAACATCAAGTCCTGGAAGTTTCTGCAGAATTCCAAAAGAACTGCCCGGGTAGTGTTCGTCATTTTTTTGATCCCCGGAACCCCAAAGGATATGCTCACATGGTTCGCTCCCTTGAGCGGCCTGAGTCTCAAAGCCTTTGTGGCGATTTCAGTTTTTGCGAGGCTCCCCGCCATCTTAAGCACCACCATCATGGGGGATTCCATGATACAGGGGAATTGGGTTATGTTTTTAGTGATTTTTATTATTATTGCTTTGGCTGGTTTTTTTGCCATGTGGTTCAAAGACAAAATAGTGAAGAAGATTTCCAGGGATAATTCACCAAGGGGGAGTATATGA
- a CDS encoding epoxyqueuosine reductase QueH has product MKFLLHACCAPCSVQCVQAFKEEGLTPDLFWYNPNIHPYTEYRSRRDTLSRFAMEEGLNLFEEDEYGLRLFLAGLYCGGDGASNHPWESPARCVFCYKLRLGKAAAYAAANGYDAFSTTLLISPYQNHDLIKENGEKFAAQYRLEFIYRDFRPRFREGQRLAREREYYMQKYCGCVFSEEERYAKN; this is encoded by the coding sequence ATGAAATTCCTGCTCCATGCCTGCTGCGCCCCCTGCTCTGTCCAATGCGTCCAGGCTTTTAAGGAAGAGGGCCTGACCCCGGACCTCTTTTGGTATAACCCCAATATCCATCCTTATACGGAATACCGTTCCCGCCGGGATACCCTTTCCCGCTTTGCCATGGAGGAAGGCTTAAATCTTTTTGAAGAAGATGAATATGGCCTCCGCCTTTTTTTGGCAGGCCTCTATTGTGGCGGCGATGGCGCGTCAAACCATCCCTGGGAAAGCCCCGCCCGCTGCGTGTTTTGCTATAAATTGAGGCTCGGGAAGGCTGCCGCATATGCTGCTGCCAATGGTTATGATGCTTTTTCCACCACCCTCCTTATCAGCCCCTATCAGAACCATGATCTCATTAAAGAAAACGGCGAAAAATTTGCCGCCCAGTACCGCCTGGAATTCATCTACCGCGATTTCCGCCCCCGTTTTCGTGAGGGCCAGAGGCTGGCAAGGGAACGGGAGTATTATATGCAGAAATACTGCGGCTGTGTTTTTAGCGAAGAAGAACGGTACGCAAAAAACTGA
- a CDS encoding D-alanyl-D-alanine carboxypeptidase family protein, producing the protein MLHAQADDAPLIVSKAAVLMDSSTGTLLFYKNPDEEIPPASLTKLMTMHLVLREAEAGRLSLSKKISPPRQSWARNQPSRSSLMHLAEGQELTINDLMLGLAVPSGNDAAVAVALQLAPSVDSFVAMMNEAASKLGLEKTHFVEPSGISEYNMTTAREFASFCRFYVETYPQALKNYHSVETFSYPRAENVAEIFRENPGTITQSNHNSLLVGGRDTNNRFVEKFEGVDGLKTGYIDESGPNIALTALRDGTRFIAVILGAPAEWRGDRIRDEDGRRLLAWAFNHYKTVRPQLPELEQARVWKGKTNFAGLAPSLPLDFTSLKERANRLYWKTELIDPLIAPLPSGSPAGELILSDDQGELRRIPLLTTEDIEKGNFFKRLWDSIRLFFRKK; encoded by the coding sequence ATGCTGCACGCCCAGGCAGATGATGCTCCGCTGATAGTATCCAAAGCAGCCGTGCTTATGGATTCAAGTACCGGCACTCTTCTGTTTTATAAAAACCCGGACGAAGAAATCCCCCCTGCTTCATTAACCAAACTTATGACCATGCACCTTGTGCTCCGCGAAGCCGAAGCAGGGAGGCTTTCGCTCAGCAAAAAAATATCCCCTCCTCGGCAAAGCTGGGCAAGGAACCAGCCTTCCCGTTCAAGCCTTATGCACCTGGCCGAGGGGCAAGAACTTACCATAAATGATCTTATGCTGGGCCTCGCCGTTCCATCAGGGAATGATGCCGCCGTTGCCGTGGCTCTTCAGCTTGCCCCTTCAGTAGACAGTTTTGTGGCAATGATGAACGAAGCCGCTTCCAAGCTGGGGCTTGAAAAAACCCATTTTGTCGAGCCTTCGGGCATCTCCGAATACAATATGACCACGGCCAGGGAATTCGCTTCCTTTTGTCGTTTCTATGTGGAAACATATCCCCAGGCTTTAAAGAATTACCACTCAGTAGAAACATTTTCTTACCCAAGGGCAGAGAATGTGGCTGAAATTTTCCGTGAAAACCCCGGCACTATAACCCAGTCCAACCACAACAGCCTCCTTGTCGGGGGTCGTGATACAAACAATCGCTTCGTTGAAAAATTTGAAGGCGTAGACGGCCTTAAAACAGGCTACATCGACGAATCAGGCCCCAACATAGCCCTCACCGCCCTTCGCGACGGCACCCGCTTCATTGCCGTAATACTCGGCGCCCCTGCCGAATGGCGCGGCGACAGAATACGAGACGAGGACGGCCGCCGCCTTTTAGCCTGGGCTTTCAATCATTACAAAACAGTCCGCCCCCAATTGCCGGAACTGGAACAGGCCCGTGTCTGGAAAGGCAAAACCAACTTTGCAGGCCTTGCGCCCTCCCTGCCCCTGGATTTCACTTCATTAAAAGAGCGGGCAAACAGGCTCTACTGGAAAACCGAATTAATAGACCCCCTCATCGCCCCCCTCCCTTCGGGCAGCCCCGCAGGCGAACTGATACTCTCCGACGATCAGGGCGAGCTCCGCCGCATACCGCTTTTGACTACAGAAGACATTGAAAAGGGGAACTTTTTCAAACGACTTTGGGATTCGATAAGGCTGTTTTTCAGGAAAAAATGA